AATGAAATTTATGATTACTATGACAATAGATAGAAGAAATATTTTGAATAGTATTTTTTTACACATCTCTTACCGTTTAGAATTGGAAATAAATAAAAGGAAAATTCTCTACCCCCGCATGGACAATAATGCTGAATATAAAAATGCCGTAAATTATCCATCTGCCAATAAGTGGCATATTTGCCAACCATGAATCAAAGCGTTTATTGTAAAGCAAGATATCTGTAATAATAAAAACTATCAGCCAAAACCAAACATAACCCGGAATTATCAGTGCTTCAGTTATTTGTCCTGTACCTGAAAACAGCAGAGAGAAAATATTAATCGCTTCGCCGAAGGACTGACTCCTAAAGAATACCCATATTAAAGTAACTAAACCAAAGGTTTTAATTGATAATAGTATATGCCAAAGAGAGTACGGCTTGTGCTCTTTTTCTAACCTAAAAGTTGAATTAATAATTTTTTCAAGTATGTATAAAATACCAAACAGTGCACCCCAAATTAGAAATGTCCAGTTGGCACCATGCCAAATCCCACTAACAACGAAGACAATTAAGATGTTAATAGCCCATCTGCTTTTTTTAACCCGATTGCCTCCAAGTGGATAGTATAAATAGTCTCTAAACCAGGTTGATAGCGAAATATGCCATCGTTGCCAAAATTCAGCTATATTTTTTGCAAGGTAGGGTGTTTTAAAATTATTCATAAGATTTACACCCATTATTTTTGCACTTCCTATGGCAATAACCGAGTATCCGTAAAAGTCGCTGTAAATTTGGAAGGAGTAGAAAACCATTCCTGTTAAAATATCTAATGAAGAGTAGTTGCCCGGGGTAGCGTATATATTGTCAACAATTCCGGCTAAGTTATCTGCAATAACCATCTTTATAAACAAGCCGTAGAGAATAAGTCGCAACCCATTAGACAGGTTGTCGTAAGTAAAATCGTGCTTGGCTTTTAGTTGAGGTGTTAGTCTGGAAAAACGTTCAATAGGTCCGGCAACCAGCTGAGGGAAAAATGAGACATATAGGGCAAAATATCCTAAGTGTTTTTCAGCCTTTTGTCGTCCAAAATAAACATCTATGGAATAACTTAGAGTCTGAAAAGTATAGAACGAAATCCCGACCGGCAACAAAACATTCATTAATGGTATATTTCTGCCAAACTCTAATTTGTCAAAAAGTAGATTTATATTTTCTGCAACAAAATTGAAGTATTTGAAGAAAAAAAGTATCCCTAAGTTTGCAAAAAGATTAAATATTAAAAGTAGTAACTTTGATTTTTTATCAGGATATTTTTCCATTAAAACACCACTAAGGTACCCCACTAATGTTGATATAGCTATTAAAAATACGTACTCTACTTTCCAGCTCATGTAAAAAAAATAGCTTGCCGCAAGAAGTAAAATCCACCTAAATTTGTGAGGAAGCAGAAAGTAAATAATTACCACAATCGGTAAAAAAAGAACATACTCTATTGTATTAAAAAGCATATATTTTAAGTTTCAGTATTAGAGGTTTAATTTACTCAACCTATACAAGCGGGGTTTAGCGTTTTTTTATGAATTGAATTATAATAAATATTCCAAAGTGTTGTTAAAACTTTTACAAAGGTACTCTTTTTTCTTTCTAAAGTGTGAACTGTCTATTAGTAAAAAAAGCTGTATCGTATTAAG
This is a stretch of genomic DNA from Bacteroidales bacterium. It encodes these proteins:
- a CDS encoding MBOAT family protein; this encodes MLFNTIEYVLFLPIVVIIYFLLPHKFRWILLLAASYFFYMSWKVEYVFLIAISTLVGYLSGVLMEKYPDKKSKLLLLIFNLFANLGILFFFKYFNFVAENINLLFDKLEFGRNIPLMNVLLPVGISFYTFQTLSYSIDVYFGRQKAEKHLGYFALYVSFFPQLVAGPIERFSRLTPQLKAKHDFTYDNLSNGLRLILYGLFIKMVIADNLAGIVDNIYATPGNYSSLDILTGMVFYSFQIYSDFYGYSVIAIGSAKIMGVNLMNNFKTPYLAKNIAEFWQRWHISLSTWFRDYLYYPLGGNRVKKSRWAINILIVFVVSGIWHGANWTFLIWGALFGILYILEKIINSTFRLEKEHKPYSLWHILLSIKTFGLVTLIWVFFRSQSFGEAINIFSLLFSGTGQITEALIIPGYVWFWLIVFIITDILLYNKRFDSWLANMPLIGRWIIYGIFIFSIIVHAGVENFPFIYFQF